The segment CGGCCTGGTGCAGCAGTCGCGCCTGGCGCCCGACCTGCTCTGGGGCAGCCGCGCCCTGGTGCATGTCGTCCCCACCGAACTCGCCACCCGCTTCCAGCAAGGCGTCACCACCCTCACCGCCCGCGTCCGCTCGCTGCCATAGCGGACCGCGGCTAGCGGCTAAGGTAAACGCGAAGGCCTATCAGCTCGACGCCGCGGAATTGCGCGAGCGACAGCAATTCGTGCCGAGGTCCTGACATGATGCTGTTGTATACTACAACGCATGGAGTTAACTATCCCTGCCGCGGCGAAGCGGTTGGGCCGTGATCCGGAGACCGTGCGGCGGTGGGTCAGGAGCGGGCGGCTGCGTGCGCGCAAACTCGGGACGCAGTACTTTATTGACCCGGCGGATCTTCCCGAAGCCTCCGGGACTGTTCCGCTTCCCGACTGGCTGCGGAAAACGGTAACAGGCGAGCCGATGCCCGATGTGGTTGCCGAATTGCGGCGGCAAAGATCGGAACATTAAAAGGTCATGCTCGTGGTCGACGCCAGTTTCGTCATTGGCGCAGTTATGGTGCCGGAAGGGCTGGGGCGATTGCGCCGGCATCAGGCAGTAGCGCCGGAACTGCTTTGGTCGGAAGTCACCTCCGCACTCCATTCGATGTTGTGGCGGCGCGCGATTTCGGCTGAACTCGCCGAGGCCGCGCGGGCCACAGTGGCGCGTGCCCCCATCGCGCGACACAGCCACGCGCAGCTCCGGCAGGAAGCCTGGGCGAT is part of the Acidobacteriota bacterium genome and harbors:
- a CDS encoding DNA-binding protein, translating into MELTIPAAAKRLGRDPETVRRWVRSGRLRARKLGTQYFIDPADLPEASGTVPLPDWLRKTVTGEPMPDVVAELRRQRSEH
- a CDS encoding PIN domain-containing protein; amino-acid sequence: MLVVDASFVIGAVMVPEGLGRLRRHQAVAPELLWSEVTSALHSMLWRRAISAELAEAARATVARAPIARHSHAQLRQEAWAIAERLGWAKTYDAEYVALARLIHCPLLTVDARLARGAAAEVEMLSPFDL